The following coding sequences lie in one Xyrauchen texanus isolate HMW12.3.18 chromosome 25, RBS_HiC_50CHRs, whole genome shotgun sequence genomic window:
- the LOC127618714 gene encoding nuclear receptor coactivator 6-like isoform X3, with protein sequence MRMNNPSVSMMPPVANMAAQGMVPNSGGQMHPRAPRPPSQTGGDTIDPMLSGLALQQQQLQHPQVGHGPLGTLGPQGHHMQAMQVNRQLNPATLQQLQQQQQHQQQQQVQLAQLTGARGPFNPSNQMPVPPGWNQLPSGVLQPPPVQGAMGPGWRKAPPQQQMGQRQPSLTSVQTPNHPPPPYPFGSQQAGQVFNTSQHLVQQQQQQQQQAGANQFATPQPIGPHGAPGLVNTRAPLPLPPSSTPQGNLVAKSPGSSSSPFQQGSPGTPPMIGQGQLGPRPTTPQGFPQGVGSPGRAVMGQQGNIQQGFMGIPQHGPVPQGGMGGMPKRMPMGFSNAPVNQNFAQGQVTTSGAVSTPQQQNNQTMANTGVQSLTSGPNHMQSNPVQGGGMSHHTGMPVQTPGTTSGGSMGQPQQGIQTQMMGIQQSQHQTQIVASSQSQMVQSQTGSQTVLSRPVNAGQRGMTPPKQLMPPQGQGIMQSQNQLGGGQGHQALLLQQQQQQQQQQQHQQQQQQQQNAMMEHMVAGQMQSNKQAFGTKGQPGVMQGQMMRGASPSMQGNLPQFQSQISQQQMAQQQQQQQMAHLQQQQQLQQQHLQQQQQQLQQLQHQQPQQQQQLQQPHQQIVQQQSQQIPMNGNPNQALGMHGPQMRLPGGHHLVQQKQQQQQVMLLQQQQGGQQLPHQLGDGSGSSADMSQQMVSDMQNQQQQQGMLGGSQHLQVGNGHFPGHGMPFNPQFAGQMPMGGPCGQAGGFVVNKDVTLTSPLLVNLLQSDISAGQFGPGGKQGTGGAAANQAKPKKKKPPRKKKPKVGDGQQSAEGLCGLDSLPHRLEEAEMQGLGSDQGAGIESNSKLSEFANRTGLPSQSGDQRVLQQMPMQFMPAQQQQQMQQMQQQQLQQQQQQQQMQQQQQIQQQQQMQQQHQQIQQQQQMQMQSMQGQAGSSQGPHHVQPQIHSQQSLQMQQQQQPQHHQQQLQSQPQQQKVQQQQQQQQQQMMMMIKMQQEAKNRMPLQQGGQIPKGLGNPTDPAQRMPGSQQGNMPVMIDLQGHGGVPPSPDKARGMSLIVNPPLSGPARKTSLPEVGQSTPVLPSEETSGNHSLQDRGSLEIGPQSGNGNQQMTPNQGPNTNLMKTVPLSVAHQPGASPQQQSQQVSAIVGSHNIHFSSAPSTSQSSRPKTPNRASPRPYHHPLTPTNRPPSTEPSEINLSPERLNASIAGLFPPKINIPLPPRQPNLNRGFDQQGLNPTTLKAIGQAPPNLANIPVNNNTSGNNNGLQSYPSGSGMVNSGGKQDKPPGVGQAKRASPSSSRRSSPASNRKAATPSPGRQKGAKNTLTLPPHQQQMPGPHIMMVSPTSVLPTTSASLPSAGPEESRQNSNALQSLPGRTDTVRNGQVPASQPEQHQAVKLREQPAPKMTSPRVPSQEPKSQEPNNLVEQRAEDEHQPQTTPQQELGSTTSPGFRDAPTSLNQLLDNTGTPSLTMKSQNISHPGGDPTLKESPSTLLDLASQSNPVVLQSIDRGPSLSTGETDQKPKSSLVSSPNIVPSSSQNMQSVGAVSSGSSNQTVLLSLTSIPNPSVSSIHNLIPITNASQTVLQRPISSAPTPQNQITVFVTSNPISSATNTVSIVPPAVVSKVLAVPNKNIRPPDVRQQNPTQTRPQFITGPVYSIFQTTSVPSSTNVMSQPVTMVGPIVSANIQLTPTPVVTTSSPFATASTPVVRNSPAVSIASSQQGRTVIGQFQVQVPACQASSVSVAPLPQQTCPGVTKQESGSDASGSKPSSAGQLSLHSSMHSSPFQQLLASPPACSSPGATSVARKSPLSPTTTLAKGSPIQTVISKNTAPRISSSSDDGQKEQNPITQIGKTVDVAMPHASSVVTSVMVSSLQSSAPVTVPTAQVASPQSALPPKVSSPVSVPTPFAVPTSLPTSNLPPRTTNSAMLLLSCPVTNSSSPSSLPATSVAPPIVALGTPTTTSSSSTSTSQQLSVEQQLPSLVETSLPDTTKTREAIVDAPSLSARPETAQDQPSSDPAGQGVTIATEQGWAKKRKTPVNLAPRDTRANAEKAKGPSRRSSRTDKEPEEEASDNSQRKRAARPGSASSNTGKESNTGASPTQAKRRKSK encoded by the exons ATGCGAATGAATAACCCTTCAGTTTCTATGATGCCCCCAGTGGCTAATATGGCTGCACAGGGTATGGTACCGAATAGTGGTGGACAGATGCACCCAAGAGCACCAAGACCACCTTCACAGACAGgtggag ACACCATAGATCCCATGCTATCAGGGCTGGCTTTACAGCAACAACAACTCCAACATCCACAAGTGGGACATGGTCCACTTGGCACCTTGGGCCCCCAGGGCCATCACATGCAAGCCATGCAAGTAAATCGGCAGTTAAACCCAGCAACCCTACAGCAACTTCAACAACAGCAACAGCACCAACAGCAGCAGCAGGTTCAGCTAGCTCAACTAACCGGTGCACGTGGTCCTTTCAACCCCTCAAACCAGATGCCTGTACCTCCTGGCTGGAACCAGTTGCCCTCAGGTGTTCTCCAGCCACCACCTGTCCAGGGAGCTATGGGGCCAGGTTGGAGGAAAGCCCCCCCACAACAACAAATGGGGCAGCGTCAACCCTCCTTGACTTCTGTTCAGACACCCAATCATCCCCCACCTCCATATCCATTTGGCAGCCAGCAGGCTGGTCAGGTTTTCAATACGTCACAACACCTggtacaacaacaacagcagcagcagcagcaggcagGGGCAAATCAATTTGCAACTCCTCAGCCCATAGGCCCCCATGGAGCACCAGGATTGGTCAACACAAGAGCACCTCTTCCTCTGCCTCCCTCATCTACCCCGCAGGGGAATCTTGTTGCTAAGTCCCCTGGTTCTTCATCTTCTCCTTTCCAACAGGGATCACCTGGAACTCCTCCAATGATTGGACAGGGGCAACTCGGTCCACGTCCCACAACCCCACAGGGATTTCCACAGGGCGTTGGATCACCAGGAAGAGCTGTGATGGGCCAGCAAGGAAACATCCAGCAAGGCTTTATGGGTATTCCACAACACGGACCGGTTCCTCAAGGTGGTATGGGAG GTATGCCCAAACGAATGCCCATGGGGTTCTCAAATGCTCCTGTAAATCAGAACTTTGCACAAGGGCAAGTTACTACCAGTGGAGCAGTTAGTACACCCCAGCAACAAAACAATCAGACCATGGCAAACACTG GTGTCCAGTCTTTAACCTCAGGACCAAACCACATGCAATCCAATCCCGTTCAAGGTGGTGGAATGAGCCATCACACTGGCATGCCAGTACAAACCCCAGGAACCACCTCAGGAGGTAGTATGGGGCAGCCTCAACAAGGTATCCAGACTCAAATGATGGGTATTCAGCAGTCCCAGCATCAAACACAGATAGTAGCCTCCTCCCAAAGTCAAATGGTACAAAGTCAAACAGGGAGTCAGACTGTCCTGTCTAGGCCAGTGAATGCTGGGCAGCGAGGGATGACGCCTCCCAAGCAATTAATGCCACCACAGGGTCAAGGAATAATGCAGAGCCAAAACCAACTTGGTGGAGGACAGGGACATCAGGCATTATtacttcagcagcaacaacaacaacaacaacaacaacaacatcaacaacagcagcagcaacaacaaaatGCCATGATGGAACACATGGTAGCTGGCCAGATGCAGAGTAACAAGCAGGCTTTTGGCACCAAAGGTCAGCCTGGGGTCATGCAAGGCCAGATGATGAGAGGCGCTTCACCCAGTATGCAAGGTAACCTGCCACAGTTCCAGTCTCAGATTAGTCAGCAACAGATGgctcagcaacaacaacagcaacaaatgGCTCATTTGCAACAACAGCAGCAGTTACAGCAACAGCATttacaacaacagcagcagcagctacaACAACTGCAACACCAACAGCCACAACAGCAGCAACAACTACAGCAGCCCCATCAGCAGATAGTGCAACAACAGTCGCAACAAATTCCAATGAATGGCAACCCCAACCAAGCATTAGGAATGCATGGGCCTCAAATGCGACTTCCAGGTGGTCACCATTTAGTACaacaaaagcagcagcaacagcaagTGATGCTGCTGCAGCAGCAACAGGGTGGCCAGCAGCTTCCACATCAGCTAGGAGATGGTAGTGGAAGCTCTGCTGACATGAGCCAACAGATGGTTTCAGACATGCAGAATCAGCAACAACAGCAGGGTATGTTAGGGGGCTCTCAACACTTGCAGGTGGGCAATGGCCATTTTCCTGGTCATGGCATGCCTTTCAATCCTCAGTTTGCTGGTCAGATGCCAATGGGAGGACCCTGTGGACAGGCAGGTGGATTTGTAGTAAATAAGGATGTGACATTAACCAGTCCCTTATTAGTTAACCTGCTCCAAAGTGATATTTCTGCTGGCCAGTTTGGACCTGGTGGGAAGCAGGGAACAGGTGGGGCTGCTGCTAACCAGGCCAAGCCTAAAAAGAAGAAACCACCCCGTAAGAAAAAACCCAAAGTAGGCGATGGACAACAATCAGCTGAAGGTctttg TGGTCTGGATTCACTGCCTCACAGATTGGAGGAAGCAGAGATGCAAGGTTTGGGTAGTGATCAAGGGGCTGGCATTGAGTCTAACTCAAAGCTTTCTGAATTTGCTAATCGGACAG GTTTACCTAGTCAATCTGGAGATCAACGTGTATTGCAGCAAATGCCAATGCAGTTTATGCCTGCACAACAGCAACAACAGATGCAGCAAATGCAGCAACAACAgttacaacaacaacagcagcagcagcagatgcaacagcagcagcagattCAACAACAGCAGCAGATGCAACAACAGCATCAACAGATCCAGCAGCAGCAACAGATGCAAATGCAGAGTATGCAGGGTCAAGCTGGATCATCACAAGGACCTCATCATGTCCAGCCTCAGATTCATTCACAACAATCATTGCAGATGCAACAACAGCAGCAACCGCAACACCATCAACAACAACTGCAGTCACAGCCACAACAACAAAAGgtgcagcagcaacaacaacagcagcagcaacaaatgatgatgatgattaaaaTGCAACAGGAAGCTAAGAATCGAATGCCGTTACAACAAGGTGGCCAAATACCAAAGGGTCTTGGTAATCCTACTGATCCCGCTCAGAGAATGCCTGGATCACAGCAGGGCAACATGCCTGTAATGATTGATCTTCAAGGGCATGGAGGTGTTCCACCATCTCCAGATAAAGCCAGAGGGATGTCACTCATAGTGAATCCACCTCTCTCTGGACCAGCAAGAAAGACATCCCTTCCAGAGGTTGGACAATCTACACCAGTGTTGCCATCAGAGGAAACCTCTGGAAATCACAGCTTGCAGGACAGGGGATCTCTTGAAATCGGTCCTCAGTCAGGAAATGGAAATcaacaaatgactccaaaccaAGGTCCTAATACTAATTTAATGAAGACTGTGCCATTATCAGTGGCCCACCAGCCAGGAGCAAGCCCCCAACAGCAGTCACAGCAAGTGTCAGCAATAGTTGGCTCCCATAATATTCACTTTTCCAGTGCTCCTTCAACTTCCCAAAGCTCCCGCCCCAAAACCCCTAACCGGGCCAGTCCCAGACCATATCACCATCCTCTAACTCCAACCAACCGTCCACCTAGTACTGAACCCTCTGAAATAAATCTGTCCCCTGAGAGACTGAATGCCTCTATTGCTGGTCTTTTCCCTCCTAAAATTAACATTCCTCTGCCACCACGGCAGCCTAACCTTAATCGAGGCTTTGACCAGCAGGGTCTAAACCCAACCACCCTTAAAGCCATTGGCCAGGCTCCACCAAACCTAGCAAATATACCTGTAAATAATAACACCAGTGGCAACAATAATGGCCTGCAGTCCTATCCGTCAGGTAGTGGCATGGTCAATTCAggaggaaaacaagacaaaccgCCTGGAGTTGGGCAAGCTAAACGGGCTAGTCCCAGTAGTAGTCGACGATCCAGCCCAGCCTCTAATAGAAAAGCTGCCACTCCAAGCCCAGGAAGACAGAAGGGTGCCAAAAACACACTGACATTACCTCCACACCAGCAGCAAATGCCAGGTCCACATATCATGATGGTTAGTCCCACCTCAGTGCTCCCAACTACCTCTGCATCTCTGCCATCTGCAGGACCTGAAGAATCACGACAAAATTCAAATGCTCTGCAATCTCTTCCAGGTAGAACCGATACAGTTAGAAATGGGCAGGTACCTGCTTCACAGCCAGAACAGCATCAGGCAGTTAAGTTAAGAGAGCAGCCTGCTCCTAAAATGACTAGCCCTCGGGTGCCATCTCAGGAGCCCAAAAGTCAAGAGCCTAACAATTTGGTTGAACAGCGGGCCGAAGATGAGCACCAGCCTCAGACAACACCACAACAAGAGCTTGGTTCTACTACATCACCAGGTTTTAGAGATGCTCCAACATCTCTCAATCAACTATTAGACAATACAGGCACACCATCCTTGACAATGAAATCTCAAAATATTTCTCATCCAGGTGGAGATCCTACACTGAAAGAGAGCCCTTCTACTCTGCTAGATCTAGCAAGCCAATCTAATCCTGTCGTCTTGCAGAGCATAGATAGGGGCCCCTCTTTGTCTACAGGTGAAACTGATCAAAAACCTAAATCTAGTTTAGTATCAAGCCCAAACATTGTCCCCAGTAGCAGTCAAAACATGCAGTCCGTCGGTGCTGTATCAAGTGGTAGTTCAAACCAAACTGTACTTTTAAGCCTCACTTCAATTCCTAACCCCTCAGTGAGTTCAATTCATAATCTTATACCCATCACAAATGCATCTCAAACAGTCTTACAAAGACCAATCTCATCAGCACCAACTCCACAAAACCAAATCACAGTGTTTGTAACCTCAAATCCCATTAGCTCTGCCACCAATACGGTTTCTATAGTTCCGCCAGCAGTTGTTTCCAAGGTGCTTGCAGTTCCCAATAAAAACATAAGACCTCCAGATGTTCGTCAACAAAACCCTACCCAAACACGTCCACAATTCATCACAGGACCTGTGTATTCAATATTTCAAACTACATCTGTACCATCAAGTACCAATGTCATGTCTCAACCGGTCACTATGGTTGGTCCCATAGTCTCTGCAAATATCCAACTTACCCCTACCCCAGTCGTAACTACATCTTCACCTTTTGCAACAGCATCAACACCTGTAGTAAGAAACTCACCTGCTGTCAGCATAGCTTCTAGCCAGCAAGGCCGCACTGTCATTGGGCAGTTTCAAGTTCAAGTACCTGCATGTCAGGCTTCCTCTGTAAGTGTAGCACCACTACCTCAACAGACATGCCCAGGAGTTACAAAACAGGAGAGTGGCTCTGATGCTAGTGGCTCAAAACCAAGTTCTGCTGGACAATTATCCTTACATTCTAGCATGCATTCATCACCCTTTCAGCAGCTTTTAGCCTCTCCACCTGCTTGCTCTAGCCCAGGGGCTACATCTGTTGCCCGCAAAAGTCCCCTGTCTCCAACAACAACGTTAGCCAAAGGCAGTCCAATCCAGACTGTTATAAGCAAAAATACTGCACCCAGAATCTCTTCAAGCAGTGATGATGGTCAAAAAGAGCAAAACCCCATCACCCAGATAGGAAAAACGGTGGATGTTGCTATGCCTCATGCTTCTTCTGTGGTCACATCTGTAATGGTATCTTCACTCCAGTCTTCTGCTCCAGTGACAGTTCCAACTGCTCAAGTAGCATCTCCGCAGTCTGCACTTCCTCCGAAAGTCTCTTCTCCTGTATCTGTGCCCACTCCTTTTGCAGTCCCCACTTCTTTGCCTACATCTAATCTGCCTCCCCGAACCACTAACTCTGCCATGCTTCTCCTTTCTTGTCCTGTTACTAATTCTTCATCACCATCTAGTTTGCCTGCAACTTCAGTTGCTCCACCTATTGTTGCTCTAGGAACTCCCACTACCACATCTAGCTCCTCCACATCAACATCCCAACAACTCTCTGTGGAACAGCAGCTGCCTTCACTGGTGGAGACTAGTCTGCCTGACACCACCAAAACAAGAGAAGCCATTGTTGATGCTCCTAGCCTCTCAG CTCGTCCTGAAACTGCGCAAGATCAACCTTCAAGTGATCCGGCTG GACAAGGGGTTACCATCGCAACAGAACAAGG ATGGGCAAAGAAAAGAAAGACGCCCGTCAACTTAGCCCCAAG GGATACAAGGGCCAATGCTGAGAAGGCAAAAGGTCCTAGTCGAAGGAGTTCACGCACAGACAAGGAACCTGAGGAGGAAGCATCCGACAACAGCCAGAGAAAGAGGGCTGCAAGGCCAGGGTCAGCCTCATCTAACACAGGAAAAG AATCAAACACTGGAGCCAGTCCCACCCAGGCGAAACGAAGGAAGTCAAAGTAA